The Candidatus Neomarinimicrobiota bacterium genome contains the following window.
CAAACATCGTTGCAAAACCCCATAGTGAGATGGCAATAGATCCAATAATTTGCGCCATCAGGGGGTGTCCACCGAATATTCCGGTGGCAATTCCACCCCAGAGACCTGCCAGACCATGCACAGGCCAGGCTCCTACGGGATCATCAATACGTAATTTTTCAAGGAGTAGAATACCTAAAACCACTAATATCCCAGCTATTAAACCAATTAGGATGGCTTCAAAATTGGTGACTGAATCACAATTGGCAGTAATGCCAACCAGCCCAGCCAGAACCCCATTTAGCGCCATAGAAAGATCAGGTTTTTTGTATCTAAACCAGGCAAATGCCATGGCCATGAGACCACCTGCAGCCGCTGATAGGGTTGTATTTACAGCAATCATCATCACTGCGTTTGTATTGTCTATGCCGACAATGGCAAGTTGACTGCCAGGATTAAAGCCATACCAGCCGATCCATAGTATAAAAACACCCAGAGTTGAGATGGTAAGACTATGACCAGGCATAGCCCTGGAGCCACCATTTCGTTTAAATCGGCCCAGGCGAGGTCCTAACACAATGGCACCTGCCAGACCAGCGAAGCCCCCCAGGGCGTGTACGATGAGGGAGCCAGCAAAATCGTAAAACCCCAGAGCGTCCAACCAGCCTCCGCCCCACTTCCAGTATCCGCTAATTGGATAAACCAATCCCGTCAAAACAATTGAGTAAATCAGATAGGCAGAAAATTTCATGCGACCTGCAACAGCACCAGAAACAATAGTTGCTGCCGTGGCAGCAAAGGCAACCTGAAATAACCAATTCATCTGAGGGTTAAGTACGCCAGCTCCAGGTTCACTTGCTTCTCCAATAAAGCCAAAACCCGAAAATGAGAGAATCCCATTTCCATCAATGGGGTACATTAAGCTGTAACCAATGACATAAAACAGAAGCGCCCCGGCACTGAGGTCAATTATATTTTTAAAAAGGATGTTGACTGTGTTTTTAGCGCTATTCAAACCAGCTTCCACCATGGCAAAGCCGGCTTGCATAAATAAGACGAGGACTGCGCAAATAAAGAGAAAGAGGTTATCAATGGCATAGGCCTGTATGGCATCTGATGAAGCCATAGCAAAAGAGTTCAGGCCAAGCACCAGGAATACAAAATAGAGGTGTCGTTTTTTCATTTAATATTTCCTCGGAAGGCTTAGAGGCTAAATCCAAAGATCAGGAAAGAGGTTTCCTGTTCCGGATTCAATATGTATGAGATAGTATAGATATCGCGAGTCGCAGATATACCTAGGCTGACCACCCCAAAATCAGGGTCATCACCTACAGTATAAAAACCATTACCCATACCCAGGGTCACAGGTCCATAGCCCAACTCCACATAGGCAGAATTATCATCATCACCACTAAGGTTATAGGCCACCATGGATGTAACAGCTCCCAGATCCATGCCTGCGCTCAGTTCAATTATATGGTTATCCTGGTTGAAAATATCATCACTACCAGAATAGGCAGGGAAGAAGTAGTCTGTGACAGTCAGACCTACAGGTCCGATGCTGGTTGATAGATATAGATCATTCTCGTTACCACCGGTAGCACCACTGGTTGACCAGGCACCCCAGGCGCCCACAGTCACCACTCCGTTGGCATATTCAATAGATGGCTGCACTGATGCTGAATTCCCATAATCTGTCCCACGCCATACATATCGATTAACAACATCTACGCCGATGCTCATCTGACCAAAAGCAAGGCTTCCAATTCCCAACATAACCAGCAAATAAATTGTCTTTTTCATTTTCTTTCCTCTTTAGCTCCCTTAAAGATTTAAACCAATTTCAACCAACAGCCATAATTAATAAGGCAAAATGCGAAAAATCAATAAATATTTTATCTGTTTATTGATTAAACCCTAAATATTTGTCGCGTTTGTGTGAATGTGCCTAAATAGTTAAGCTGTATGTGTATTTATACTTTGATTGTTACTGCAATGATGCCTTTTAGAACAAGGGGGCTATTCCTGTAAAAAGATATGCCAGTCAGGCCGTTTCCAACTGATGAGCAATTCATCCACATTTGACTTTACCACTTGATGTTGTTTCTCAAAACCATCATAGAAAAGCACGTAATCCAGCTGCTGATCTGGTTTTCCATACTCTTCACTAAATTGCTGCATAATGACGTTACCGGGGGTAACAACCCTTTGGCCAATGCTTGTGGTTTGAATGTTGAGACCATTTTTTCCCTGGATAGGTTCATAGGCTTTGAGAACGAGCTCGGAACAGACCAGGGCAGAGTCTGTACGGAAATCGAAGTTTAAATCATAGGGTTTGCCATAGGAGGCAAAGGCGTAGGATATGGCCCGGGCTTTTGCTTGTTTTGAAACATTGGGTCTTAATACAGCCACACCGTCGCAGGTGAGCGTGGTCTCCAGACTATTCAAGATGACACCCGGCTTTAGTGCCTCGATTACCTTATGGGGGTTTCCGTCTACAGAGAGTGAACAGCTTTTCTGATACAAAGGTCCATAAAGATTGTCAAGCAGCTCCTCAAAATTGCCATTAGCATCACCCTGTTCCATGACCCAGGCCCTGGTTTCAGCATCTGAAAAATAAGTTCCCCGTTGTTCTGGAGTAGCGATATAGAGAGCAGTGTGCGTCCAGAAACCGGGCAAGCCCAGATTGGTCAAAGCCCATTCCCTGCGTGTAAATATGATATCTCCTGGTTCCAGCTGAGGTTCAATCTCCTGTATTTCTTTAAGCGTCATAAGGCTTTCACCTAAGCGCCAGACTTTCTTCCCGCCCATAAAACTAGCAACCTCTTTTTGGAGGGGTAGCCAGAACTCAAATGCCGCTTCCTGCATCAACTTCCAGCCATTCTCAAGGGTCATTGCGGTTCCGCTACCTGTACCCATTTCATACAGATATGCTTCAGAAGTCTCTATTTTGGACATATGCTCAAAACCATGAGGAACCTTTGTTTCCTCCATAATCGCATCCAGGGCTACAAACTTTGTCGCCAGAAAAACATTGAGGAAATGATATTTGAACTGTCGGTAAAGATTGGCCTCCAGACCATGCTGGGGGTATGCCTCGTTTAAATAGGTATGTATGTTCTCATTGTTTTCCACAAGGTCCAGGAATTCCAGGGCATAACGATATTGTGTTACAAAGGCCAGATAGAAACAATACATCGCTTCTCTATTGGAGGACCTCCCTTCCTTCAGAAATGTTGAGGCATGATTCTGCTGAATATGGTCCAGTTGGGCCAGATAATCCAGCAGGCTACCCCATGTATTTAATAGAGCCTCCTTTTCTTCACGCTCCAGGGTCAGCGTTTCACCACCCGGCACCAGGCCCCAGGGTTCAGCTTTTTCGCGAGAAAACTGAAGTAAAGTTTCAAGACCCTGTTCACAAACCAGAGTGGTAGATATGTCTTCTTTAATGGTGTTTGATGTGGTTATATCCGGAAAGGTAGAGACACAATTTTGTGGCAAGATACCAAGGACCAAACCTAAGGCAATTTTTTTAAGAATCTGTTTCATTTAGCGCTCCTCTCCTCACTCTGTATTTTTTTAAAACACCTAATATGTAGACAATCCTGTGAATTCCTGAATTCTGTACAAGACTGATTTCAGCAGACCTGCATCATTGAAGGTTGCCACATCAGTTGTATAGTTTTCCCCTTGATTGTACCAGAGCATATCCAGATATGCATCTATTTCCTCAGCCATGTCTGTATTTCGGTCCAACTGCAGGAGGATATTTGCTTCCAGATTATAGTTATCCAGATTCTTGCGAGTCATATTTGCCGAGCCCAGGATCACAACATGCTGTCCCTCCTGCTTTTTAATGAGAGATACCTTAGCGTGAAATTGCTCCCCATGGGTATGGAACCATCGAATGTCAATTTGCCCCTTTGATTTTCGCAGGAGTTCCTTCACCACAGGACGATTAGGGGTGCCATTATGGTGAAATCCAAATCCGTCTTTATTGGGATCCAGAATTAAGCGTACAATCACCCCCCGATCTGCTGCATGCAGCAATGACTTCACAATTTTCCGATTCGACATATAGAACATGGCTATTTTGATCGTATCATCTGTAGTGGAAGCCTCAAAGTGATGCAGGAGGGCATTGCGAATCTTCCCTTCGGTTATCAGCTGAATTGAGCTTCCAGTTTCTTTGGAAACACGTTGCGGAGGGATTCTGGTGAAGAATTCCCCGGAAAGTTTTGAATCAGAAAATTGAGCCAGACCCATTTCAGAGTCATAAATATCTCGCCAGAGCTCACCCTTCACCAGCACACCAATATTGGAGAAATCAGCAGAAGCACTATGAGGATTGGCAGACGTGATAATGGAGACCATTTCATCCCCGCAATCTGCTACAAATATTTTGCGGTGATTGGCCTTCAAATTTAGAAAGGCCAGATAACTCCTGAGGGTCACCCGCGGCAAGTCTCCATCAAAAATATTGGTGAGAAATCCGGATTCAGCCGTATTCCCCAGCCATTGAAAGCCAGTTCTCCAAAGCGGACTGTAGAGTGGATTGCTATCTCTGAGCTTTGTCAAATCTGAAACGATGGTATTGATACCTGCCTGCTGCATGGCTTCCAGTTCCGGGAGCTTGACGCCACCATAGAGAGTATTCACCGGATCCGTTATAAAATCTATCTGAATATCAGGGATCGACTGCTTTTTCTGTATCAGGAGTTTACTCAAATCGGCAGACAATTCATTCAAACTCCAGGCAGCTGGTCCTTTATGGGAATTAAATAGAAACATATCGATGAGGATGTATTTTTGAGCTGAATCAATATAGCTAAAAACCGTATGGAAAATCTGCTGCTGGTGTTGTGTTTCACCAAGACTGTCCCTGAAAGTCAGATCAACCAGGAATTCCATGCTGGAGTCTGCAATAAAATGCTCATCCCCCAAGTAATTCACCCCTGGGGGAAGTGGTTTCACGCCCTGAAAAATGGCGACCACACTCAGCCATCCCAATATGATATATGTATACAACATTGTTTAAAAAAGTTATATCCAATTTACCAGATGCTTTAGTTTTAGCAACTGCTATTGGCATACCTATGCCTTGAGTCTGTTTATTCCAAACACAATTGGAGTAAGAAATTTTCGCCTTCGGTGTATCGGCAGTCCCCGGCAACACTATATCATATTTATATATCCACTATATCTAATTGATTAGAAAGTAAGTCTTTGGTATAACAATTGCTGAACTTATTCCACTGTAGGTGCTTATAATACAGGATGTTAAGTGTGCTTCGAAGATGATTGGCATACCCCTTGTCACTATAAACCGCATGACATCTGCTATGACACTCTTGTTCTTTTGAAAGTTCAATACTTTTTTTGAACATTTCCGAAAAGAATTGATTACTTACACAGCAGAACTAAAAAAAGAACGAATGGGTAAAATATATGAGCACATCCACTATTTATAAAAAGCGCTGGTTTCGTGTTGGAAGCGCACTCTCAATTCTGGGTATCGGTGTTGCAGCCTTTGTCATCCTGTCCGCCACAAAAGAGGAAGCCAAGAAAAAAGAAGCGACTCAGCGTGTACGCCAGGTAGCAACGACTCCCATGCACTATGCCGATCATACCCTGCAAATCCATGGTAATGGCAGCATTGAAAGCCAGCAGCTCCTGGATCTGGTATCCTTTGTCGGTGGAGAAGTGGTCTATTCTCGTGGCGATTTAAAATCAGGTCTGTTTGTAAAAAAAGGCGATATCCTCCTCAAAATTGATGACCGTGAGGCTCAGAACCGTACTCTTCAGGCTCGTTCTGGTCTTATTAATGCCATCGTTTCCCTCATTCCCGAACTCCGCGGCAATGCCCAGGATGCAATCTATAAAAAATGGAATAGCTATCTGGAACAACTCAATATGAGCACCACACCTGAGCTGCCGCTCATCACTGATGCCCAGGAACGCATTCGAGTATCGATGCACAACATATTCAATCAACACGCCACCGTGAAGAATACTGAGATTACACTGGGCAGACACACCATCCGAGCACCCTTCGATGGATATCTGGTGAACGATGGCGTCATTGCAGGAACCTGGATCTCACCAGGACAGGTAGCCGTTTCCCTGATTAACCCCTTTTTGCTGGAGATAGCTGTACCGCTGGCACTATCTGAACTTGAGTTACTCTCAGATGTACTGGTACCCACAGCCATTGTGAGTCCGTCCGAAGATTCAGGCAAACACCTCAAGGGGATATTGCGTCGTCAAAATGCCCACATTGATAAACGCAGTCAGACCGTGACCATCCATATCGAGCTTACTAATCCCAAATTGGATCCAGCCTTTCTGCCAGGCAATTATATGGATGTATTTATTCAGGGGAAAAGGCTCCTGGATGTGGCCCTGCTTCCCCGCGATGTCATTGCACCTGGATCCTATGTGTACACCATGGAGGATTCTCTCCTGGCCAGATATCCTGTAGAAATCGTGGCGACGGAAGGAGATTCTCTCCTCATTGCCCGGGGTAAAGTTGCCCATGGCGCTCAGGTTGTCACAACCCTGCTCCAGAGTCCAATCATTGGAATGCGCATTGCACCCCTGGCAGAAGAAGCAACAACAGATACTGCTTCCCAATAATTTGACGAGGAAAGAGACATCCCCATGTTAAAGAATTATCTCGAGTTTTTTACTCGTCACTCCAAAATCACCAACTGGATCATGATTGTCATCCTCCTGGCCGGTGCCGTTTCGCTGACATCCCTGAATGTCCGGGTAATGCCCAAGATGGATCTCCAGGGGGTTCAGGTAAACATCCCTTATCCAGGCGCTTCCGCACGGGAAGTTGAAGAAGGTATCATTACCAAAGTTGAAGAAAGTCTCCGCGGACTTGAAGGTCTGGGGCGCATTTATTCAGGCAGTCAGGACGGCTATGGCTGGGTTTACATTGAAATTCTACCCAGTGTGGAAATGATCAAAGCCATCGATAAAATTCGTAATGCAGTGAACTCCATCGCCACCTATCCCACTGATGCTGAGAAACCTGTGATATACCAGGACACCATGTGGCAGCGGGTGGCCATGATCACCCTGTATGGTGATACTGATCTCCTTACCTTGAAACGCATATCTGATGAATTTCGAGACGAATTGACTAAAACTGGGGCCGTGAGTCTCATCAGGTCTTTTGGTACGCCGCACCGAGAAATCGTCGTGGA
Protein-coding sequences here:
- a CDS encoding efflux RND transporter periplasmic adaptor subunit, whose product is MSTSTIYKKRWFRVGSALSILGIGVAAFVILSATKEEAKKKEATQRVRQVATTPMHYADHTLQIHGNGSIESQQLLDLVSFVGGEVVYSRGDLKSGLFVKKGDILLKIDDREAQNRTLQARSGLINAIVSLIPELRGNAQDAIYKKWNSYLEQLNMSTTPELPLITDAQERIRVSMHNIFNQHATVKNTEITLGRHTIRAPFDGYLVNDGVIAGTWISPGQVAVSLINPFLLEIAVPLALSELELLSDVLVPTAIVSPSEDSGKHLKGILRRQNAHIDKRSQTVTIHIELTNPKLDPAFLPGNYMDVFIQGKRLLDVALLPRDVIAPGSYVYTMEDSLLARYPVEIVATEGDSLLIARGKVAHGAQVVTTLLQSPIIGMRIAPLAEEATTDTASQ
- a CDS encoding ammonium transporter, which gives rise to MKKRHLYFVFLVLGLNSFAMASSDAIQAYAIDNLFLFICAVLVLFMQAGFAMVEAGLNSAKNTVNILFKNIIDLSAGALLFYVIGYSLMYPIDGNGILSFSGFGFIGEASEPGAGVLNPQMNWLFQVAFAATAATIVSGAVAGRMKFSAYLIYSIVLTGLVYPISGYWKWGGGWLDALGFYDFAGSLIVHALGGFAGLAGAIVLGPRLGRFKRNGGSRAMPGHSLTISTLGVFILWIGWYGFNPGSQLAIVGIDNTNAVMMIAVNTTLSAAAGGLMAMAFAWFRYKKPDLSMALNGVLAGLVGITANCDSVTNFEAILIGLIAGILVVLGILLLEKLRIDDPVGAWPVHGLAGLWGGIATGIFGGHPLMAQIIGSIAISLWGFATMFALFSILKALNFLRVSETEEIRGLDISEHQEEAYAGFQIFTAE
- a CDS encoding phospholipase, giving the protein MKPLPPGVNYLGDEHFIADSSMEFLVDLTFRDSLGETQHQQQIFHTVFSYIDSAQKYILIDMFLFNSHKGPAAWSLNELSADLSKLLIQKKQSIPDIQIDFITDPVNTLYGGVKLPELEAMQQAGINTIVSDLTKLRDSNPLYSPLWRTGFQWLGNTAESGFLTNIFDGDLPRVTLRSYLAFLNLKANHRKIFVADCGDEMVSIITSANPHSASADFSNIGVLVKGELWRDIYDSEMGLAQFSDSKLSGEFFTRIPPQRVSKETGSSIQLITEGKIRNALLHHFEASTTDDTIKIAMFYMSNRKIVKSLLHAADRGVIVRLILDPNKDGFGFHHNGTPNRPVVKELLRKSKGQIDIRWFHTHGEQFHAKVSLIKKQEGQHVVILGSANMTRKNLDNYNLEANILLQLDRNTDMAEEIDAYLDMLWYNQGENYTTDVATFNDAGLLKSVLYRIQEFTGLSTY